From a single Stackebrandtia endophytica genomic region:
- a CDS encoding SDR family NAD(P)-dependent oxidoreductase yields the protein MDDKILDGRQALVYGAGGAIGSAVSSAFAAAGATVHLAGRRAEPLEKVADRIRHAGGRAETARVDATDEAAVDEFTDAVAAKHGAVDICFDLTSRDEVFGAKLVDMPLADFERPVHKAVRTMFLTSRAAARHMIRQGSGVILCFGGYGDPMADLGGFQTAFGAMEALKNTLACELGPHGIRVLTLQTNGIPEAIGADTDAKTREEITRFTEAQTMTGRAATLDEVGRVAVFAASPMARSMTATSLNITAGAEVG from the coding sequence ATGGACGACAAGATTCTCGATGGACGACAGGCCCTGGTCTACGGCGCGGGGGGAGCGATCGGCTCGGCGGTGTCGTCGGCCTTCGCCGCCGCCGGGGCGACCGTGCATCTGGCGGGCCGCCGCGCCGAACCGCTGGAGAAGGTGGCCGACCGGATCCGCCACGCGGGCGGCCGGGCCGAGACCGCGCGGGTCGACGCCACCGATGAGGCCGCCGTCGACGAGTTCACCGACGCGGTCGCCGCGAAGCACGGCGCTGTCGACATCTGCTTCGACCTGACCTCGCGGGACGAGGTGTTCGGGGCGAAGCTGGTGGACATGCCGCTGGCGGATTTCGAACGCCCGGTCCACAAGGCGGTTCGCACCATGTTCCTCACCTCGCGGGCGGCGGCGCGACACATGATCCGCCAGGGCAGCGGGGTCATCCTCTGCTTCGGCGGTTACGGCGACCCGATGGCCGACCTCGGTGGGTTCCAGACCGCCTTCGGCGCGATGGAGGCACTCAAGAACACCCTGGCCTGCGAGCTCGGTCCACACGGGATTCGCGTACTCACGTTGCAGACCAACGGAATACCGGAGGCGATCGGTGCCGACACCGACGCGAAGACTCGGGAGGAGATCACCCGGTTCACCGAAGCCCAGACCATGACCGGTCGAGCCGCGACCCTCGACGAGGTCGGGCGGGTCGCGGTGTTCGCGGCTTCCCCGATGGCCCGCAGCATGACCGCGACCTCGCTGAACATCACCGCCGGCGCCGAGGTCGGCTGA
- a CDS encoding DinB family protein — MTDMTPKQVLQRYLKIERDQLLAKLDGLGERDLRWPMTGTGTNLLGIVKHVASVQLGYLGDVFGRPYGRDLPWIGPGAEFNADMWATADQSSAEIIELYRFSCDHGDATVEALELDATGRVPWWRPGYQDVNLHQILVHLTVEIARHAGHADILRELIDETAGNGDRNLPELTADEWLAYRKRLEDVADQVAGA; from the coding sequence ATGACGGATATGACTCCCAAACAGGTACTCCAGCGTTACCTGAAGATCGAACGCGACCAGTTGCTGGCCAAGCTCGACGGGCTGGGGGAGCGGGACCTGCGGTGGCCGATGACCGGCACCGGCACCAACCTGCTCGGCATCGTCAAACACGTCGCCAGTGTCCAATTGGGATACCTGGGCGACGTGTTCGGTCGCCCGTACGGACGCGACCTCCCGTGGATCGGGCCCGGTGCCGAGTTCAACGCCGACATGTGGGCCACCGCCGACCAGTCCAGCGCCGAGATCATCGAGCTGTACCGGTTCTCCTGCGACCACGGCGACGCCACCGTCGAGGCCCTGGAGTTGGACGCCACCGGGCGGGTTCCGTGGTGGCGGCCGGGCTACCAGGACGTGAACCTGCACCAGATCCTGGTGCACCTGACCGTCGAGATCGCCCGGCACGCCGGACACGCGGACATCCTGCGGGAACTGATCGACGAGACCGCCGGCAACGGCGATCGCAATCTGCCCGAGCTGACCGCCGACGAATGGCTCGCCTACCGCAAGCGCCTGGAGGACGTGGCCGATCAGGTCGCCGGGGCGTGA
- a CDS encoding helix-turn-helix domain-containing protein, with translation MPKKHRGDTSTSHRDHDSSEPDHKPWGADPADNADQVEPSVDVISLGKRIRHLRKQRGLTLDALGSAVGTVASQLSLIENGKREPKLSLLRTLARELGVSSDDLLGTDPPNRRIALEIELERAQRSSQYQSLRLPSVRISSRLPTEVLETLVGLHREVERQANLNAATPEEARRANTQLRRQMRDQDNYFGDLEEQARELLEHVDYASGPLSQHVISDLASYLGFTLHHVDDLPHSTRSVTDLRNQRIYLTQNKASAHNPQTVLLQALASHVLQHQVPTTYLDFLRQRVTTNYLAAALLIPENSAVRFLRQAMQQKEISVEDLRDNFAVSYETAAHRFTNLATHHLGIRTHFQKVHKSGTIFKAYENDGVAFPKDATGAIEGQPICRFWTSRQVFDVPDKFSAFNQYTDTPTGSFWCTARTERGPDGEFSLSVGVPYASSKWFRGKETTERSVSRCPDPDCCRRPPRALAAAWAGNVWPAGRATSSQLAAMPRGSFPGVDETEVYRFLEKHSRR, from the coding sequence ATGCCAAAGAAACACCGTGGCGATACGTCGACCTCGCACCGGGACCACGATTCCAGTGAACCAGATCACAAGCCCTGGGGTGCCGATCCGGCCGACAACGCCGACCAGGTTGAGCCCTCAGTGGACGTCATCAGCCTCGGCAAACGCATCCGTCACCTGCGTAAACAACGCGGTCTCACCCTCGATGCGTTGGGCTCGGCGGTGGGCACGGTGGCGTCGCAGTTGTCGCTGATCGAAAACGGTAAGCGGGAGCCGAAATTGTCGCTCCTTCGGACGCTCGCACGCGAACTCGGCGTCAGTTCCGACGATTTGTTGGGCACCGATCCGCCCAATCGACGCATAGCGTTGGAAATCGAACTGGAACGGGCGCAACGCAGCAGCCAATACCAATCGTTGCGGCTTCCCTCGGTACGAATTTCGTCACGGCTTCCCACCGAGGTGCTGGAGACCCTCGTGGGACTGCACCGGGAGGTGGAGCGACAGGCCAACCTCAACGCCGCCACCCCCGAGGAGGCGCGCCGCGCCAACACCCAACTGCGGCGACAGATGCGCGACCAGGACAACTACTTCGGCGACCTGGAGGAACAGGCGCGGGAGCTGCTGGAACACGTCGACTACGCCAGCGGCCCCCTGTCGCAGCACGTCATCTCGGATCTAGCGTCCTATCTGGGCTTCACACTGCACCATGTGGACGATCTACCGCACTCGACGCGTTCGGTGACCGATCTGCGCAACCAACGCATCTACCTCACCCAGAACAAGGCCAGCGCCCACAATCCGCAGACCGTGCTGTTGCAGGCACTGGCCAGTCATGTCCTCCAACATCAGGTGCCCACCACCTACCTGGATTTCCTGCGGCAGCGGGTCACCACCAACTATCTGGCCGCCGCGCTGTTGATCCCCGAGAACAGTGCCGTGCGGTTCCTGCGGCAGGCGATGCAGCAGAAGGAGATCTCGGTGGAGGATCTCCGCGACAACTTCGCGGTCTCCTATGAGACCGCCGCGCACCGGTTCACGAACCTGGCCACCCACCACCTCGGCATTCGCACCCACTTCCAGAAGGTGCACAAGTCCGGCACGATCTTCAAGGCCTATGAGAACGACGGGGTCGCCTTCCCCAAGGACGCCACCGGCGCGATCGAGGGGCAACCCATCTGCCGGTTCTGGACCAGTCGTCAGGTGTTCGACGTCCCCGACAAGTTCAGTGCCTTCAACCAGTACACCGACACCCCCACCGGCAGCTTCTGGTGCACCGCGCGCACCGAGCGCGGTCCCGACGGCGAGTTTTCGCTCAGCGTCGGGGTTCCCTACGCCTCCTCGAAATGGTTCCGGGGCAAGGAGACCACCGAACGGTCGGTGTCACGGTGCCCCGATCCGGACTGCTGTCGCCGCCCACCCCGCGCGTTGGCGGCGGCGTGGGCGGGCAACGTGTGGCCGGCCGGTCGTGCCACGTCCTCGCAGCTGGCGGCGATGCCGCGAGGCTCGTTCCCCGGGGTCGACGAGACCGAGGTCTACCGGTTCCTGGAGAAGCACTCCCGCCGGTAG
- the aceA gene encoding isocitrate lyase, whose translation MSASERKQSLTADQLRTEWDTHPRWRTISRDYQPDDVVKLRGRVHEEHTLARRGAEKLWEQLTTEAQTGGYTNALGALTGNQAVEQVRAGLRAIYLSGWQVAADANLAGQTYPDQSLYPVNSVPQVVRRINNALLRADQIEFAEGTHSVEDWVVPIVADAEAGFGGPLNAYELMRAMIAAGASGVHWEDQLASEKKCGHLGGKVLIPTSQHIRTLNAARLAADVADTPSLIVARTDAEAATLLTSDIDERDAVFLTGDRTAEGYYRIRNGLESCIARAKAYAPYADLLWMETSTPDLAVAREFAEAVKADFPDQMLAYNCSPSFNWRRHLDDDTIAKFQNELGAMGYTFQFITLAGFHSLNYSMFDLAHGYARNGMTAYVDLQEREFDAEDRGYTATRHQREVGTGYFDEITSALNPAGSTLALVGSTESGQFH comes from the coding sequence ATGTCCGCTTCAGAACGTAAGCAGAGCCTCACCGCCGACCAGCTGCGTACCGAGTGGGACACCCACCCGCGCTGGCGGACCATCAGCCGCGACTACCAGCCCGACGACGTTGTCAAGCTGCGAGGCCGCGTCCACGAAGAACACACGTTGGCTCGTCGAGGAGCCGAGAAGCTGTGGGAACAGCTCACCACCGAAGCCCAGACCGGCGGCTACACCAACGCACTGGGCGCGTTGACCGGTAACCAGGCCGTCGAACAGGTGCGCGCCGGACTGCGCGCGATCTACCTGTCCGGCTGGCAGGTCGCCGCCGACGCCAACCTGGCCGGCCAGACCTACCCGGACCAGTCGCTGTATCCGGTCAACTCCGTCCCGCAGGTCGTCCGCCGCATCAACAACGCGCTGCTGCGGGCCGACCAGATCGAGTTCGCCGAAGGCACCCACAGCGTCGAGGACTGGGTGGTGCCCATCGTCGCCGACGCCGAAGCCGGCTTCGGCGGACCGCTCAACGCCTACGAACTCATGCGGGCGATGATCGCCGCCGGCGCCTCCGGGGTGCACTGGGAGGACCAGTTGGCCTCGGAGAAGAAGTGTGGCCACCTCGGTGGCAAGGTCCTCATTCCCACGTCACAACACATCCGCACCCTCAACGCGGCACGGTTGGCGGCCGACGTCGCCGACACGCCGTCGCTCATCGTGGCCCGCACCGACGCCGAGGCCGCGACGCTGTTGACCTCCGACATCGATGAACGCGACGCCGTGTTCCTCACCGGGGATCGAACCGCGGAGGGCTACTACCGCATCCGCAACGGCCTGGAGTCGTGCATCGCGCGGGCCAAGGCCTACGCGCCGTACGCCGACCTACTGTGGATGGAGACCAGCACACCCGACCTCGCGGTGGCCCGCGAGTTCGCCGAGGCGGTCAAGGCCGACTTCCCCGACCAGATGCTGGCCTACAACTGCTCGCCGTCGTTCAACTGGCGGCGACACCTGGACGACGACACGATCGCGAAGTTCCAGAACGAGCTGGGTGCGATGGGCTACACCTTCCAGTTCATCACGCTGGCGGGCTTCCACTCGCTCAACTACTCCATGTTCGACCTGGCGCACGGCTACGCCCGCAACGGCATGACCGCCTACGTCGACCTGCAAGAACGCGAATTCGACGCTGAAGATCGCGGATACACCGCCACCAGGCACCAGCGCGAAGTCGGCACAGGGTACTTCGACGAAATCACCTCCGCGCTGAATCCGGCGGGATCAACATTGGCACTGGTGGGTTCGACAGAATCCGGGCAGTTCCACTGA
- the aceB gene encoding malate synthase A, producing the protein MLDAARSIRDVTVTGPAVARQDEVLTPEALEFLAELHHAFVGRRQELLQLRQQRRTRIANGADPGFPTETVTIREDDSWRVAPLAPGLEDRRVEITGPCDRKMTINALNSGAKCWLADMEDSSTPSWSNVVNAQLNLSDALRRQIDFTSEQGKTYRLNGESLTDLPTIIVRPRGWHLAERHLRVDGVPLGGGLVDFGLYFFHNAKRLIEQGRGPYFYLPKLESYLEARLWNDVFVLAQRLLGIPQGTIRATVLIETITAAFEMEEILYELREHSAGLNAGRWDYIFSVIKNFRDRGARFVLPDRDQVTMTAPFMRAYTEQLVRACHRRGASAIGGMAAFIPNRRDAEVNAAAMDKVRADKTREANDGFDGTWVAHPDLVPVAMEVFDEVLGDKPNQIDRKRDDVSPDAESLLNISATPGAITEAGIRANIEVGIQYIESWLRGNGAAAINNLMEDAATAEISRSQIWQWIRNASHTDQGRAVTHDWVEQLVADEFAKLTRFDGDRFDDARAIFAECAMGEEYPTFLTLSAYSRYLCEGDRD; encoded by the coding sequence ATGCTCGATGCGGCTCGATCCATTCGCGACGTCACTGTCACCGGCCCGGCCGTCGCCAGGCAGGACGAAGTGCTCACCCCCGAGGCGTTGGAGTTCCTCGCCGAACTGCACCACGCGTTCGTGGGGCGACGACAGGAACTGCTGCAACTGCGGCAGCAACGCCGTACCCGCATCGCCAACGGTGCCGATCCCGGTTTCCCCACCGAGACCGTGACGATCCGCGAGGACGACTCGTGGCGGGTCGCGCCACTGGCTCCCGGGCTGGAGGACCGTCGGGTGGAGATCACCGGGCCCTGCGACCGGAAGATGACCATCAACGCCCTCAACTCCGGCGCGAAGTGCTGGCTGGCCGATATGGAGGACTCCTCCACGCCCAGCTGGAGCAACGTCGTCAACGCCCAACTCAACCTGTCCGACGCGCTGCGGCGGCAGATCGACTTCACCAGCGAGCAGGGCAAGACCTACCGGTTGAACGGTGAGTCGCTGACCGACCTGCCCACCATCATCGTGCGGCCACGCGGTTGGCACCTGGCGGAACGGCATCTGCGCGTCGACGGCGTGCCGCTGGGCGGTGGACTCGTCGACTTCGGACTGTACTTCTTCCACAACGCGAAGCGGCTGATCGAACAGGGCCGGGGTCCGTATTTCTACCTGCCGAAGCTGGAATCTTATTTGGAGGCTCGACTGTGGAACGACGTGTTCGTTCTCGCGCAGCGACTCCTGGGAATCCCGCAGGGAACCATTCGCGCCACGGTGCTGATCGAGACCATTACCGCCGCGTTCGAAATGGAGGAGATCCTCTACGAGCTGCGGGAGCACAGCGCCGGACTCAACGCCGGCCGCTGGGACTACATCTTCTCGGTCATCAAGAACTTCCGTGACCGGGGCGCCCGATTCGTGCTGCCCGACCGCGACCAGGTCACCATGACGGCACCGTTCATGCGCGCCTACACCGAACAGCTGGTCCGGGCGTGTCACCGGCGCGGTGCCTCCGCGATCGGCGGGATGGCCGCGTTTATCCCCAACCGACGTGACGCGGAGGTCAACGCTGCGGCCATGGACAAGGTCCGCGCCGACAAGACCCGCGAGGCCAACGACGGTTTCGACGGCACCTGGGTGGCGCACCCGGACCTGGTTCCGGTGGCGATGGAGGTCTTCGACGAGGTGCTGGGCGACAAACCCAACCAGATCGATCGGAAACGCGATGACGTCTCACCCGACGCCGAGTCGCTGCTGAACATCAGCGCGACACCCGGCGCGATCACCGAGGCCGGGATTCGCGCCAACATCGAGGTCGGCATCCAGTACATCGAGTCCTGGCTGCGCGGTAACGGTGCGGCGGCCATCAACAACCTGATGGAGGACGCCGCGACCGCCGAGATCTCCCGATCCCAGATCTGGCAGTGGATCCGCAACGCCTCACATACCGATCAGGGACGAGCGGTGACTCACGACTGGGTCGAGCAGCTGGTGGCCGACGAGTTCGCCAAACTGACCCGATTCGACGGCGACCGGTTCGACGACGCGCGCGCCATCTTCGCCGAGTGCGCCATGGGTGAGGAGTATCCGACCTTCCTGACCTTGAGCGCGTACAGCCGGTACCTGTGCGAGGGCGACCGCGACTGA